A window of Bradyrhizobium sp. AZCC 1719 genomic DNA:
AAATTTCCCCCTCAGCCGTCTCCGCGAGTTCGCCCGCGCGCGGCCAGTTTTTCCCTGTTCGGGCAGGTTCTCCTGGACGTCCTGGAAACCGTCCCGAGCCCGCCGCCTCCGGCCGGAATATGCCGTCAACGCGATGGATTAGGCAAGGCGGAATGCTGCCACGCCCGACCGCGCGCTTGCGGTTCCGGATGCGCCATAAGTCGAATGGTCCCGGCGGCGCGGCTCGGCCGGGCCACGAGCCACGCTCAACCGCAAATCGCGCCGGCAAGCCATCGTTAACGGTGTTTTGCTGCAATCGGGCGCGCTTTCACACAATATTTGCCCCTCGGGCGCATCATCTCGCGATTTAGATCGCGTAGGAATTGCCACCTTGAAATTTGAAAGCGCCGGACCGTCGGTCATCAAATCTATCAAGCAGCGCGATCTGCTGAACACCTGGCTGCGGCTATACACCCGCGACCAATCGATGCCGCGCACGGCGGAATACCAGCCGGCGCGGATCGAGGACGAACTTCCCGACCTGGTACTCTACACCGTCGATACCAGCACCCAGCCGCCGCGCCTGACCATCCAGAGCGACGGCACGCGGATGTCGACAGCTTATGGGAATACCGGCAAGGGCCGCTATCTCGACGAGTATCTAGGCGCAAGGCTCGCTCCGATCGTGATGCCCGTCTATTATGAATGCATCGCGCGCCGCCTTCCTGCCTATACCATCGCCAATATCGACGACCTCTACGGGCGGATCGTCGCCTATGAGCGGCTGTTGCTGCCGTTCTCGGATGACGGCAGCGTCACCCATATCATCGCTTCGCTGAAAACCATCAGCGAGGATGGCGGCTTCGAGATCAGGAATCTGATGCGCGGAAACGACCAACTGCCGGTGCCGAAGCTTCGCGCCATCATCGACCGCGATCTCTTCCATCGCGCGCCCGGCCGCATTCCATCCGGCGATGAACTCGAATTCGATTAGGCCTTCCGCCCGCGCGACTTCGACGCGACCTCGCTCGCGTAGATATCCGGCTTGAAACCGACCAGCAATTTGCCGCCGAGATCGAGCACCGGCCGCTTGATCATCGAGGGCTGCGCCAGCATCAGCGCCAACGCCTTGCGCTCGTTGAGGCCTTCCTTGTCGCCGTCGGGCAGCTTCTTGAACGTCGTGCCGGCGCGGTTGAGCAGCGTTTCCCAGCCAACATCGTCGGACCATTGCTTGAGCTTGTCCTTGCCGATGCCGGCAAGCTTGTAGTCGTGAAAGCCGTAGGCCACGCCGTGATCGTCGAGCCAGGCGCGCGCCTTCTTCATCGTTTCGCAGTTCTTGATACCGTAGATGGTGATGGGCATTGTCGTTGCATTCCGAAATGTCGTTATTGGTCCTGCCGGACCGGATTAGAGTTAAGCAGATCGGCGAATCTATCATAGATTGATGCATCATTCCGTGCCGGGACCAGCCGATGGAATTCACCGTATTGTTTCTGTCCATAGTCATTGTGATGCTGATCGCCTGGCGCGGTCGGCGTCCGCTGGCGCTCGGCCTGTTCGGGGCCGTGCTGATCGCGTGCATCGCCACCTATCTGCACCACGCGACCGATACGCTGAAATTGTCGTTCTGAGGGACGCATGACCCAGGCGCGTGCCATTACGTTGAATGCACTCAGCCTCTACGCGGTGGCGCTGGTGCTGGCGGCGGCCTATGCGGCGCAGTTCATTCTTCATGAGCTGCCCTGCCCGCTCTGCCTGCTGCAGCGCATCCTGTTCGCGGCTCTCGCCGTCGGCCCGATTCTCAATATCCGCTTCGGGCCCCGTCCCAGCCATTATGCGATCTCGCTGCTGGCGGCGATGGCAGGCGCTGTCGCGTCGACCCGGCAGGTACTGCTGCATATCATGCCCGGCGACGCCGGCTACGGTTCGGCGTTGCTCGGCTATCACTATTATACCTGGGCGCTGATCGGCTTCGTTACGGCCATCGTCCTGCTTGCGGCGATCCTGCTGTTCGACCGCCAGTTCGAGGAAGACCGCGCCGTGCTGCCGCCCACCGGCGGCGCCTTCGCGCAAACCGCGGTATGGCTCGTGATCGCGCTCACGGCAGCCAATGTGGTGACCACGCTGCTCGAATGCGGCTTCGGCGCTTGCGCCGATAACCCGGTGGTGTACGAACTGCTCAAGCACGCCGCTTAAGGCCGCTTGGGTATGTCGAGCCCGCGCTGCACCGCCGGCCGAGCGAGCCCGCGTTCCAGCCATGCCGGCACCTGCTTCAGCATATCGAACGCAACGAGACCGCGCGCACCGTAGAAGCCGATCAGGTTGCGCACCCAGCCGAGCATGGAAATGTCGGCGATGGTATATTCGTCGTCCATGATCCATTGCCGTCCGGCCAGATGCGTCTCCACTACCTCAAGGAGGCGCCTCGACTCGGCGACGTAACGCTCGAGCGGCCGCTTGTCCTCATATTCCTTGCCGGCGAACTTATGGAAGAATCCGACTTGGCCAAACATCGGCCCGATCCCACCCATCTGGAAGTGCACCCACTGGATGGTCTGGTATCGCCGCGCCGGATCGGCCGGCAGAAGCTTGCCGGTCTTCTCGGCCAGATATTGCAGGATTGCGCCGGACTCGAACAGCGGCAGGGGCTTTCCTCCCGGCCCATCGGGATCGAGAATTGCAGGAATCTTGCCGTTCGGATTCAGCGACAGGAATTCCGGGGTCTTCTGGTCGTCCTTGTTGAGGTCGACCAGATGCACCTCGTAGGGCAAGCCGATCTCTTCAAGCATGATCGAAACCTTCACGCCGTTCGGAGTCGGCAGCGAATAGAGCTGAAGGCGGTCGGGATGTTTGGCGGGCCAGCGTTTGGTGATCGGGAAGGCGGAAAGATCGGACATCAAACTCGTTTTGCATGGTTGTTGCTGCGCGGCTAATGTACGGCTGATGCCGCATATCACAAGGGTCCGCGCCGTTCATGACCGATCAACCGTCTCCGGCGAAGCTTGGCCTGACTGATGAGGAGCTTGCGGGTCATCCGACCCTGTTCGCGGCCGATGCGCTGAAGGATCAGGTCGTCGTCGTAACGGGCGGCGCCGGCGGCATCGGGCGGGCGATCGCCTGGCTGTTCGCGCGGCTGGGCGCGCATGTCGCCGTGGTCGGGCGCGATGGCGGCAAGCTCGACGCGCTCGTCGCCCAATTGACGGGCCGAGGCCTCAAGGCATCCGCGCATATCGCCGACATCAGGGAGCCCGACGCGGTCAACGCCCTGTTCGACACGATCTGGGCCGCGCAAGGCCGCCTCGACTGCCTCATCAACAGCGCCGGAGGGCAATTTCCCCAAGCCGCGATCGATTTTTCGGTGAAGGGCTGGAATGCCGTCATCAACACCAATTTGAACGGCACCTGGTACATGATGCAGGCCGCCGCGCAACGCTGGCGCGACCACAAGCATCCCGGCAGCATCGTCAACATCGTGGTCGTGACGACGCATGGGCTCTACGGCATCGCGCACACGATTGCTGCACGGAGCGGCGTCATCGGGCTCTCGCGCGCCGTCGCAGTCGAATGGGCGCCGCTGAACATCCGGGTCAATTGCGTGGCGCCCGGCGCAATCGAAACCGAAGGCTGGAACGTGTATTCGCCGGAGGCTCGCGCCGCCTACCCGCGCTCGAACCCGATGATGCGCACAGGCTCGCCCTGGGACGTCGCCGAAGCCACTGTCTTTCTCGCTGGTCCTTCGGCCAAATTCGTCACCGGCGAAACGCTGACCGTTGACGGCGGCGGTCAGCTCTGGGGCGAAACCTGGACCACCGGCAAGCCGGCGTATTTCGGCGGCGATGACAAGTGACACGCTGAAAGCCGGATTCTCATGACACGCTATCGCCTCGCCATCTTCGACTTTGACGGCACGCTTGCCGATACGATCGACTGGTTTCGCGCCTCCTTTCAGGACGTGATCGCGCGTTTCAATCTCAAACCGGTCACCCCGGAAGAGCTGGAAGGAATGCGCGGGCTGTCCGCGCGCGAAATCATGGCCCGGCTTGGCGTGTCCACGTGGCAGCTTCCGGCCATTGTGAACGACGTGCGAAAGCGCAAGCTTACGGCGGCGAACGAAACATCGCTGTTTGCCGGCATCCCCGAAATGCTCGCCGACCTTCAGCGCCTTGGTGTCAAGACCGCGATCGTCAGCTCCGATAGCGAGGCATCCGTCCGGCAGGTGCTCGGTCCCGCCACCGCACTGATCAGCCGATTTGACTGTGGCGCCGCCGTGTTCGGAAAGCACTGGAAGTTTCGACGGGTTGCGCGACGGCTGGAAGCAAGGCCCGAGGAAACGATCTGCATCGGCGACGAGATCCGCGACATCGAAGCCGCCAAGGCGGCCGGCATGGATTCGGGCGCGGTGGCGTGGGGCTATGCCATCCCCGCCGCGCTGCAAGCGGCGGGGCCAACGCATTTGTTCAACTCGATCGAGGAGATGGTGCAGCGGCTTGCGGCGGCGAAATAACGCCGCTCGGAGCTTCTGCTGTATTGCGCTGCCCGTGGCCATCATCCGCACAGGCACCATCGCGCAAGATGCCGATGGCCCCTCTGGCTGTGCACGAGCACGAACTCTGTCACAGTCCAGACAACCGGTTCGATCGGATACTCATCCACGCTGCGCGCGTCATACAGCAACGTTACGTGCGGCGTGAAATTCATATTGGCGAGCCGCCTTAATCCTCTGCGCGCCATCGCGACACCAAGCATTTGCCGAAACGACTGCAACCGGCACAATCCCTTCTCGCCAATCAGGACAAACGGACGATTGCCCGGCCCCCCGCGGAAACTTAACGTGCGATCGAACGAGACCTCGAACGGTTCGGTCCGCAATTCCGTAGCCGCCTCGCACGCAGCACAAAGCTGGCGGTCCGGCAGACCATCCAGCGAAAATAGCGAAACGTGCAGCCGATCTGGCGCGATGAGCTTGCCATTGAAGCAATGGGCGCGCTTGAGCACGCCCGCCAGCCGGTGAATTCGCGCTGCTGTGTCCGCATCGGGAAAAGCCGCGAGGAATGTTCGGCCACTACTGGAGCTTGCAAAGCCGTCCATGATAGCGCGGAACAAATCATAAACATAAGATTGTGGCAAGGCTCCAATGCAACTCGTTCAGGCAAGTTCCCGCAGCCTCACAACACACACCCGTAATGCGCCGAGGACACCAGACGGATGTACTTGTCGTGCACCGATCCCGGTCGCACCGCGGCCAACGAAGCCGGCGCGCGCCAGTCGGCCATGCGGCGGATGATCTCTTCCGCTGACACTTCGAGATTCACGGTGCGGGCGCCTGGGTCGATGACTATCGTGTCACCGTCGCGCACCGCAGCGATCGGGCCGCCGCGCGCGGCTTCCGGCGAGACGTGGCCGATCAGGATGCCATGCGAGACGCCGGAAAAGCGCCCGTCGGTGATCAGGGCTACGTCCTCACCGAGACCCTGTCCCTGCAACTGAATGGTCAGCATGACCATTTCCGGCATACCGGGACCGCCCACCGGGCCGACATTGCGCACGACGATGACGTTGCCCGGCACGATCTCGCCGGCGCGGATCGCGGCCATCGTATCGGCCTCGGACTCGAACACGCGCGCGGTGCCGCGAAATTGCCCCTTCTCGAGGGTCTTGCCCGATAATTTGAGCAGGCAGCTCTCCGGTGCGAGATTGCCCTTCAGGACGCTGATGTGATTGTTCGCCGGCGCGATCGGTTTCGACACCGGAAAAACGATCTCCTGCGGCGGCATCTGCTCCAGCGTCGGAACATCGGCGAGATTTTCGGCCAGCGTCTTGCCGGTCACCGTCATGACGTCGCCATGCAAAAGGCCCGCGCTAAGCAGCTCCTTCATGACGACTGGCACGCCGCCGATTGCATGCAGGCTGCCCATCGCGAACGGGCCGTGCGGCTGCAAATTGGCGAGCAGCGGGACGCGCTCGCCGACTTGCTGGATGCGTTCGATCGTGATCGGCACCTGGGCCTCGCGCGCGACCGCGAGCAGATGCAGGTACATGTTGGTCGAGCCGCCCATCGCATAGATGGTCGTGATCGCATTTTCGAAGGCGCGCTCGGTCATGATGTCGCGTGGCCGGATGCCCGCTTGCATCAGCCGGTACAGGGCGTCGACCGAGGCGCGGGCCTGCACGCGAACATCGGCGTGAATATCGCTGCCGGCGTTATAGTCAGCGGAATGCGAGGCGCCGCGCGGCAGCATCATGCCGATCGATTCCGCGATCGTGCTCATGGTGTTGGCCGTAAACATCGCGCCACAGGTGCCGCTGCCCGGCATCACGTTGCGCTCGACTTCCAGCAGCTCCTCGCCGGAGAGGCGGCCGGACTCATTGGCGGCGCGCGCCTCGGCGTAATCCATGATCGTCAGATTGTTACCTTTGCTCGCCCATGCACCGAACGAAACGCGGCCCGGCGTGCTGGTGCCGGGATAGAGCACGAGGCCGAAAGCATTCGTCCGCGCCAGCGGCATCAGCGCGGCAGCTCCCGTCTTGTCGCAGCCGGAGATCACGATCATCGCATCGCCGTGGTGCGCGTAATGACCGATCTCGAAACAGTCGGCAACGACATCGCGCGATGCGAGGCTATAGCCCGCCGTCGGCGTGCCCTGCGTCAACGCATCCGACACCGCCGGCGCGCCGACGACCAGCCCCTGCCCGACGCGCTCGGCAAGAATTTCCACCAGGAGATCGGTGATGGCGCGAACGCGGTTGTTGCAGCGATGGGCATTGGTCCAGGCGCTGGCGATGGTCACCACCGCGCTGGTCTGCGCGGCGCGGTCCGGGTCGAATCCGGCGGCGCGCAGTTCGACACGCGATCGCTTCCAATAGGTGCTGCTGTCCTGCGTTGTCATCGGGTGCTCCAGGTCTTCTGATTGATCGCACGGACGTCGGCGTCCGGCCTGATTGGCACTGAAACAAATTTCAGCCGGTCTTGCCGTCGTCAAAACTGACAATCACCGCAGCATTGGCGATGATGATGGAGTCGCTTCCGCTCTCAGCAGGAATTTCCAGCCCGCCCCTCACCGCCGTCACATTCACCGCGCCGTAAGGCAGCTCCTTTGCAACGGCTGCAGTATCGACCCCGCTCGGGTCTGGAACCGCGACGGTAACCTCCACGAACATATCGTTGGCGGTCTTTCCCAGCATCCGGAAAAAGCCGAGGCTGGAGTGGCGGATGGCGTCCGAGACGGCGCGCTTGGCGGCTTTGGTCGCATCGCGTCCGTGAACGTCGACGCCCATGCCCATTTCGGTGATACAGCGAACGCGTGCCATCGGGTTTCCTCTTGTCGTTTGTCGCGTGATCGTTTTCGGTGAAGCCTTCTGTCAATCCTCGCTTACGGCCACGGCGTCAAGCCGCGGCGCAGAAATGCGCGACGGACATGCGCATGCATCTCGCGGCGCGATTTCGCCCGAGATATACGGAAATCTCGGCGCCCTGAAATGAGAGGGCGCAGGGAATGCCGGGTGCTTTGCTGCACCCGCGGTCTCGTGTGCAAATGCACTTAAGAAATGCGCACACGAGCATACAGGTACAGCCGGAGCAGCCCGGCATTCCCTGCGCGATGGGTTGACGGCTTATGCCGCGCTCTCCCTGGAGACGAATTCCTCTTGCCTCCATCGCCGACAAATTAGCGATTCATCGAACCCGGTCGGGTTTCGAAGAACCTCCGCCGACTTGACACCAGCCACGGGTGCCAGGACCACACGGTTTTGCCGTACGCAGCTTCCTCTGCCAGAGACTTCGACCAGCCAAGTGCGTGCCAGCCGAAGACCTAACGGAGGCGTTTAAGCGCCGTACGTCCTGCGCGCTGTGTTCGCTCAC
This region includes:
- a CDS encoding glutathione S-transferase family protein, whose translation is MSDLSAFPITKRWPAKHPDRLQLYSLPTPNGVKVSIMLEEIGLPYEVHLVDLNKDDQKTPEFLSLNPNGKIPAILDPDGPGGKPLPLFESGAILQYLAEKTGKLLPADPARRYQTIQWVHFQMGGIGPMFGQVGFFHKFAGKEYEDKRPLERYVAESRRLLEVVETHLAGRQWIMDDEYTIADISMLGWVRNLIGFYGARGLVAFDMLKQVPAWLERGLARPAVQRGLDIPKRP
- a CDS encoding SDR family oxidoreductase, giving the protein MTDQPSPAKLGLTDEELAGHPTLFAADALKDQVVVVTGGAGGIGRAIAWLFARLGAHVAVVGRDGGKLDALVAQLTGRGLKASAHIADIREPDAVNALFDTIWAAQGRLDCLINSAGGQFPQAAIDFSVKGWNAVINTNLNGTWYMMQAAAQRWRDHKHPGSIVNIVVVTTHGLYGIAHTIAARSGVIGLSRAVAVEWAPLNIRVNCVAPGAIETEGWNVYSPEARAAYPRSNPMMRTGSPWDVAEATVFLAGPSAKFVTGETLTVDGGGQLWGETWTTGKPAYFGGDDK
- a CDS encoding Lin0512 family protein, which gives rise to MARVRCITEMGMGVDVHGRDATKAAKRAVSDAIRHSSLGFFRMLGKTANDMFVEVTVAVPDPSGVDTAAVAKELPYGAVNVTAVRGGLEIPAESGSDSIIIANAAVIVSFDDGKTG
- a CDS encoding HAD-IA family hydrolase, which gives rise to MTRYRLAIFDFDGTLADTIDWFRASFQDVIARFNLKPVTPEELEGMRGLSAREIMARLGVSTWQLPAIVNDVRKRKLTAANETSLFAGIPEMLADLQRLGVKTAIVSSDSEASVRQVLGPATALISRFDCGAAVFGKHWKFRRVARRLEARPEETICIGDEIRDIEAAKAAGMDSGAVAWGYAIPAALQAAGPTHLFNSIEEMVQRLAAAK
- a CDS encoding 2'-5' RNA ligase family protein, coding for MDGFASSSSGRTFLAAFPDADTAARIHRLAGVLKRAHCFNGKLIAPDRLHVSLFSLDGLPDRQLCAACEAATELRTEPFEVSFDRTLSFRGGPGNRPFVLIGEKGLCRLQSFRQMLGVAMARRGLRRLANMNFTPHVTLLYDARSVDEYPIEPVVWTVTEFVLVHSQRGHRHLARWCLCG
- a CDS encoding DUF5993 family protein gives rise to the protein MEFTVLFLSIVIVMLIAWRGRRPLALGLFGAVLIACIATYLHHATDTLKLSF
- a CDS encoding PAS domain-containing protein, with the protein product MKFESAGPSVIKSIKQRDLLNTWLRLYTRDQSMPRTAEYQPARIEDELPDLVLYTVDTSTQPPRLTIQSDGTRMSTAYGNTGKGRYLDEYLGARLAPIVMPVYYECIARRLPAYTIANIDDLYGRIVAYERLLLPFSDDGSVTHIIASLKTISEDGGFEIRNLMRGNDQLPVPKLRAIIDRDLFHRAPGRIPSGDELEFD
- a CDS encoding ArsC family reductase, yielding MPITIYGIKNCETMKKARAWLDDHGVAYGFHDYKLAGIGKDKLKQWSDDVGWETLLNRAGTTFKKLPDGDKEGLNERKALALMLAQPSMIKRPVLDLGGKLLVGFKPDIYASEVASKSRGRKA
- a CDS encoding disulfide bond formation protein B produces the protein MTQARAITLNALSLYAVALVLAAAYAAQFILHELPCPLCLLQRILFAALAVGPILNIRFGPRPSHYAISLLAAMAGAVASTRQVLLHIMPGDAGYGSALLGYHYYTWALIGFVTAIVLLAAILLFDRQFEEDRAVLPPTGGAFAQTAVWLVIALTAANVVTTLLECGFGACADNPVVYELLKHAA
- a CDS encoding dihydroxy-acid dehydratase domain-containing protein, whose amino-acid sequence is MTTQDSSTYWKRSRVELRAAGFDPDRAAQTSAVVTIASAWTNAHRCNNRVRAITDLLVEILAERVGQGLVVGAPAVSDALTQGTPTAGYSLASRDVVADCFEIGHYAHHGDAMIVISGCDKTGAAALMPLARTNAFGLVLYPGTSTPGRVSFGAWASKGNNLTIMDYAEARAANESGRLSGEELLEVERNVMPGSGTCGAMFTANTMSTIAESIGMMLPRGASHSADYNAGSDIHADVRVQARASVDALYRLMQAGIRPRDIMTERAFENAITTIYAMGGSTNMYLHLLAVAREAQVPITIERIQQVGERVPLLANLQPHGPFAMGSLHAIGGVPVVMKELLSAGLLHGDVMTVTGKTLAENLADVPTLEQMPPQEIVFPVSKPIAPANNHISVLKGNLAPESCLLKLSGKTLEKGQFRGTARVFESEADTMAAIRAGEIVPGNVIVVRNVGPVGGPGMPEMVMLTIQLQGQGLGEDVALITDGRFSGVSHGILIGHVSPEAARGGPIAAVRDGDTIVIDPGARTVNLEVSAEEIIRRMADWRAPASLAAVRPGSVHDKYIRLVSSAHYGCVL